The Glycine max cultivar Williams 82 chromosome 17, Glycine_max_v4.0, whole genome shotgun sequence genome contains the following window.
AATTCCAAAGACAATCCAATATTCGTGTTAACTAATATTATAACAAAGTAATTTCGTTGTTATCTTCAACTGCCCTTAACAATACAAAATggtgttatatatattatagaagaTTGATATAGCATAGGAGGAAAAGATGATAGAAAACCACTTAAGCTGATTTGGgcatgtaaaaagaaaagaggTCACAATAGTATCTGTTATAAGAGTgaataacatgatttttagtttgaaaaaaagaagagagaccAAAAAAGACATTGGAAAAAATTATCAAGAAAAATCTTagacttaataatatttttaaaattttaatttttaatgtgtcGAATGAGATCGTGTAATTCATGTCACCGACTCAtctaatagaataaaattttattgttattattgtcaTCATCTTCAATGGTCAAGAGATGTGaatgtttctaaaaaaaaagtaggaatatttaagaattaaatatgGTTAGCATACACTTTGTACATCaatataaattgaattaatCCAATTTATCAAAATTCTAATTATTGTAAGTTGTGTGTCAATATAATTCACACCTTATTTATAATatggaaaaatgaaattataatatcaatcaattactgattaatagaaaataaaatattctaataataaatacaatatcaaagaataatatcaaaacatatatatatatatatatatatatatatatatatatatatatatatatatatatgaaaaatgaaaaaaaatatcataaaaaattagatattacaattattttctcaatataaatatatttaaaagtaattattattattattttaaaacatcattattattatgactGTTTTGGGATTGATACCCATCCaaccaattaaaatatcatttttagcACGCCTAACGTGCAGTAATGTAGAAAGGACTATGTTCACCACTTTTCTCTATTACTGCCCCCTCTTCTTTtgttattgcttttttttttctttcttctgaattttcttttgattttgctTTTACAAGTTtccattgttattttttttgaaaaatttaacaaaaaaatcatttttccattgtcttaatttctttatatataaatctAAAGATTTACACAAAATCTACATTGTTGGTGTATGTTAATCTTATGATTTATAATATCTTGATAAATATGaaaactttaatatatttaatgattgTCAGTTagttatctttaattattaaattaaatcatttgattttttaaattaattatttattaaaattattaacagtaatatatttttaatttttttcatgcaataaaacatatcaTAACAGTTTATTTTTTACtagttaaaaaatacatttattagaaaatagaaaaaaataaatgtataatgtaattacaatataaacttatttataaaattattatcttactctttattttatgcattttattgttaaagcattatgcaatattttttttaaagggatgcataatttttctttaacctATATTAAGGGTGAAAATTGTATATCataagcataaaaaaatatagacttTATTATGGGAAACATTTGTagaaaacattattttgttaataaattttagaaatagTTAAAAAGAATCAATACAAATAATGTAACCGATTgcttatctttaattaattgatagttataaaatatgttaaagttatcatatttattaagatattatAAACCATAAGATTAACTTATATTAACAGtataaatttgactaaattttttAGACTTACACATGATGTCAatggatcatatatatatatatatatatatatatatatatatatatatatatatatatatatatatataactcaaaCACGTTACcattatcttaaattttttgacaaaaaaaaattaatacagtaaaaacatgttttgttttactttttttctattcACATTGAAAACTAGtttctattatatatttatacacaatgagatggataagaagataaGAGGCAAAAGAAAAGTGTCTCATGTGAAAGAAGAGAGTGGGATGGGACgggagagaagagaaaagggTTAAATAGACGGGGAAGTGAAGAGAATGGAATGGTAGGGGGAGAGTAGCAGAGGGGGAAAAAAAGGAATAGAAGGGGAGGGGTGTGAGGGAATTGGGTAGAATACGGATTTTAGTTAAAACAAAAAGGTCAGCTGCTTCAGAGATCATGTCAATAACACCacaaataaaactcaactttgaCGATAATGCGCAAAATCACCTCACTATTTTTAGCAATAGTAAATACATCATCCAATTTACAAGGAAAAAAGGAAGGGAAGGTGAAGATCCCCTCTTTACACAAACGAATAACTCTAGAGAAAATTGCGCATGCTTCCCAGTTAACCCAGGAGCAACTAGATAACAAAACTGTACAGTGCACTATACAGGTGGGTTACAGGTATAGGTTTGTTGGGTATATGCTCCATCatgtaaaaacattttattttttttaatactataaaGGTTGATCCTGCTTTCCATTGAAGTCGGGAGAGGATGATGGAGGAGTTCTAGAAGTAGTGGATTGTGGTGGAGCAGTAAGAGCATAAATGAGTCTCGACGATGATGAATTCTCAATGAGACCAGCAATGCCAGCAGCTGCAGATTGAGCATTTGAAGGGAGGAAGAGATCATGCTTCTGGTCTTTGTAAGCACTCCAAACCTGGAACGTAGGAGGGAAAATGATTGTAGAAGGTAAAAACTTAGATATGTATACTTGCAACAGGATGCAGCAAAATGCACAGAGGTGCCAAGAGGTAAAAGCCAAAAACTCGAACAACCATGCCATATTACTACTCTACATGTGTTGAGACTTACATCAGAATTGTTCAATAGTTCTCGCACTTTAGTGCAATGGGCTCCTTCAGTAGCAAAGGCATGCAAGACCTGATTAAGCAGATAAGTAACTAGTcaacaacaaataattaatcatcaacagaaaattgttacaaattaatcaatatcattttttttagaaacaacAACTGCAAGTACTTTCTTTAATGTTAGTCAAATTGtgcaaataaattaatgaaaaagaaataaaatacctgcagaaaaaaatacaaaatccaGACTCAAAGTAAatgcaaaattattattttaaagtgcAAGATGTCAGAATTAAGAAATGggaaatttaaaagtaatagtTGATTCTATGGAAACTCAGATATACAAACAAAATGTGATCTGATTAAAAACCACTGAAACACCAGGTACTGGAGCATAcagaaatacaattttttaaaaattgcagAAAATAGTAAAGAAGAAGATATGGAGGAGAGAGAAACTCAAACTCAAGAGGAAGAATAAAATTGACCGAGATTCCAACCTCAATAGCAAGCACCCTGCCAATAGATGCTTCAGATTCATTCCACTTCATCTGAGAACAAAAGCCATTCCTTCCACCAGCCCTCCAGTcaagaagaccaagaagaactTCAACAAGACCAACTCTGCAttgtttgtaaaatttattttagaattgagagagagagagagagagagagagagagagagggtttgcaattcttaaaaaatatatatataacagaatCCAATGGCATCATGTGATTCTTGTAGCCAACCTCACTTGGTGGGATAAGGTGGTTGTTTGCAGTTATATTTCTGTAAAATTAAGGGGTATTTagtaagttttttaattactgACTCAAATTTCAAACTCTTCACACATCACTACCACGACTGAACTTCAAATCTACAAAAACAAGGGGAAGTTAAAGGACTCAAACCAggtttttatataaacaaaaaaaaaggccttataattgaaattgatttgATGAGTTTTCTCTTTCACTTGCATCTTGTGTAAGTTTTATGCAGCTAATGCAAAGTTATATCATGAACttggatctccaagtcaaaaaATATTGAATCAGTTAAAAGCGcatcaattttcaattatacAAGGTACTCACTTAAGTCCCTGTGCAACAAGAGCATCCCTGGCTCGGTTTCCGGCAACCACAACACGTTTTAGAGTCTCAAGAGCTAAAATGCTTCCACCTTGCCACCCTATGGCTTTCATTAGCAGCGGAACAACCTGGAAGAAGaaatttaaacaacaaaataaaatttttgtttggtCAAAGACAGTTAAAAATTAGGTCAATGCAAGTTATATATACAGATAATGGAAGTAGAGCAACAAAAGCATACTAACAATATCAAAAAGAAATTAGAACCCTCCCTAAAGCATGAGGCTATCAGAACATGTAAACTTTTAAATCTTTCTTTTTACATACTCATCAGCTAAGTCACTCAATATCAACTGCAGCTGAATGGTATGTCCTCCCACAATCAATATTTAGCCTTTATCACCAACAGAAGCATATCTAAACTCTCCACCCCACCCtaggaaataaataataaataaatgacagCTGTCATCGAACCAAAGATTCTCCAAAATAGCATGATTTTCCCTACAATTGCAAGTCTTAACATTTTCCGTTGAGACTTATATATTCTgaagtaaaaaataagtttaaaactaGGATTAGCAGCTAAGAAACTGTTGAAAAAAAGTCAAAAGTTGCTTCTAGATCAGGTGAACCAGGATCACACACTTAATGGAATTTGGAGATGAACAATACAGGATCCAGAGAGATTTGAGGGAAACAAGTATTAGAGAGAGATGATCCCTGAGAAAAACAGAATATTCTCATGACAGACAAGCAAGTGTCGTATGATATgttttcacatttatttttctttctttgcaaTAAGAGGTAAGGATTTTGTTCAAAATATTATGGTATAAAGCAGGTAGACAAAAGACCATTTTCAGCAGGCTCCAAACCAAAAAAGGAGCCACGATAACAGTTTAATTAAAAGCAGAACATTGCATAACTGGCATAAAGCAttgtaaaattgtaaattaatagATACTTATAGAACATGTCTTGTCAGCTACCTGAGGTGTTCCAACACTGGTTGCTGCCATGGCCTCCGCACAGGTGGTACTAGCTGCAAGTTGATGCAAGACACGCAAACAACTCAGGCGCACACGTTCTTGAGGAGTTTGTGTGTTCTCTGCTGATTCCTTATCTGGGTCATATGTTTGTTCTGCATGTCTCCCATTGTTTACCTCACCTGATGACATTGTTTCTCGCCTTCCCTCAAATGCAACAGCAGCAACTAGTTTTGGTACATATCCAAGATATCCAACATGATCTGCTAGTGCAGGATGCACACGCAGTAAGGAAACCAGTGCAGCCGACAGGAGCAAAGGAAGCTCTGGATCAATAACCTGCACCTCATAATGGGTGGCAGCAATGGACGACAAATACTGATCTAGTAGACCTTCCAAGAACCTTTTAGGGTTTCTAAGAGGGAATTTGGGATCTTTCAGAAACAGCCTAACATAGATGCCACCAACCTGCATCCACACAAAAGTTGAAATCCATTTatgagaaaatatattattctatacataattttataaaaaaaaatcacatatatcTGGTGAATACCTGTGGCTCATCTCTCATTTCCTGCTGTCCAGATGCCTGCTCAGGCACATCCCAATCAACAACACGCCCTTTCATCTGCTCACGGTATAGCTCTGATGCCATAGTGGAAATTTGTGCAGATAAGGAAGTCGCCATCGCTGGCGTCCATACAAGTTCTGGTGTCTCTGTAGTCTGCTCAAGGGCAACTACAACTGCTTCACCAGGTCCATCCCTGATTACTGATACAAGGCCATCAGGGAGAAACCTTGCAAGTGTGATAGAAACTCTTGGTCCGTGCATTGGTTGGCTAACAAGCTTCCCCAACAAGGAGGCCGCCATAGCTCTTTGCTGGAGTGGAATTTCTTCTGCATGGAATTATGATTTTTATCAATATGTATAAATCTGCAAACCGATTCTAAAAATGAGAATAATAAATGACCAACTAAGATGTACAAGTCTTCTACCCTTCAAAGGCAAGAGCAATTCAAGAATGTAGACAACACCCCCATGTTTGGCAGCAGCCCAGGCTAGCTCTGGTGTGCTTGCCAATGCGTAGAGAACATGGAGAGACCCTTCACGACAACTTGGGGATGAGTGAAGCATTTGTAATAAAAGCAGAAGACTAGATCCATCTGCAACCATGGCTTGCAAACAAGGAGCATGTGCTGTTAAGAGTGATAACACTCCTAGGCAAAGTTGAGGAATGTTACTGAGTGATGCTTCGGGCACAGAAAAGCATTCAAAAAGAGGCAGTAACTTGtctttattagaaaatatggaTGCCAAATTGGGATTATTAGTCAGAAGGTTCTgcagaaaataaagaagaatagTCAGACATGCTGAATAAAAGTAGTTCACTACATAATAAGGCAGTTATGAATTAACCTGAAGGGAGGTCAATGCAGAACGGAGATTTTTAATCAGCTCAAGCTCTTCCTTCCCTAAAGATTGTTCTTCAGACATTGTGCCAGAATTTTCCAGAACCTGCTGCTCATTGACAGATCCATCAACAGCCTCACTTGTATGCTCAAAAGTCTCAAAGAAACTAGAGGTGCCTTCAACCTTATGACCGGCATCTTCAACACATTGATTGTGTACAAGATAAGATATAAAATCAATCAGAGCAAGGCAAAAAGTTTCTGGTTCACTAATTTCAAAGTCTGGTTGATCATTGTAGACTCTCAAGTAAACATTTCCAATGAATAATTCTCTGGATAGTGCTTTATAGACAAAGTCATGTGAATCCTTAATATCATATGAACCATCAGGACCTTGAGCTGCACGTTGCTGGTCCACAAATTTCAGCAACTCTGCTCGTGTTGAAGAGTTCCAGATAATCTGCACAGTATTCAAAAGATAGtataaacatcaacatcaacatgcaaatacaaataagaaaaggcttaattttattttcttaaaagttgAAACATAAATATTCTAAAGCAAAAAATGGTTAACTATTGCAGGAATTCATGGATTATCTCATTGAACACTACAGGTAGTCAGTAGATAGAACCTATTAAATGACCAGGAAGACTAGTGACTaaaagaaacaacaaataaCTATACCAACTAATTTGTACGACTATATCAACAATACAATAGTCTGGTATATTTTCCTTTTGTGCCTTTTCTTCTTTAGGGGGAAGGAGAGTGCCATTTACACCGGTGTAAGTATTTTAGAAACATTAGGTtacatattttgaattttaattgctGTGTCAACTAGCAAGAAGCATAGTAGCAGGCTCAAAATGAGTTGAAGGCTCTAATAAATTTGTTCAATCAGTTTTAACATAAAAAGTTCAGTTCTACTTTCCCAGTTGCCAGAGGACCTATCTCCTTTTTGCCTATGTTGTAGATCTCTTCAGCCTattcttttctcttcaaaaaaatttcagCTCTTCAGAGTTCAGATTTTATCTGACGTTCTTTTTCCCAAAATATTTAGGTTTTTCTTTATTCAACTCAAAATCTGCCAATCTTTTCCTTCCAAAATTTCTTCAGCTTAACAGTATTCTAAGTTCTTTCCTATAAAATGTGTAGCTTTTTATCATCGGCCAAACCAACAGTTCCTTTATCTCAGCATGCCGATTTTATTAACAATAACATCATTAACTTATCATCAATTTATTCTTACATCCTAAACAATAATCTTTTCTGACTGATTCAAAAATGGGCACAGACTAAAACCTAGCTACTAATGACTATGCATATAGTTTCTTGTCCAACATATTTGTCTTGTCACTTAAACTATGTTCCAATAACTGTGCAATCAGAGACATTAATAAAAACCTTTACAGAGTAAAACATTCATTTTTATTCCAATGGTAGTCccacaaacaagaaaacaagtgCCCTTATCAAAACAATTCATCCTTACACAGGGTTAAGGATGATGAGAAAAAATACCTCTGGTGACTCCAGGTTTGCATTTAATTTGGACAGTAAATCTTTGGACATTTGATCTTTTAACATGCTAGAGAGCTTGGGAGTTAGCAAAACTCTGACGGCATCAGCAGCTGCCTGATTGTAAGGGGTTGCACTCTCATCTCCACACAAACCACTGAGCCTTGACAAAGCGTGTGATGCTTTTATGGCATGCATGTTTTTGGCAATTTGAACACTAGCACCGACACCATGAGATTCTGTTGCATCAGATTCTTCTGCAGTTGAGTCATACTGAAGCAGCAGAGGCAAAAGGTACCTATTATGGACCATATTAAATAGATAAGTCCAAAAATATTTACAAGTAAAACTAAATaggataaaaatattctttatgtACCATAAATAATTATGGTCAACATATAAAAGTTAGAGCTCATTAGCTAACCAACAACTGAAAAAGTAATACTTCATTACCAGGATTAACTGAGATGCCTAGAGGAGtaaagtataaattataatactaGGTGAGAATCAGATGGTATTATTATGTAAATTCCGTTTATGCCAACTAGATAATGTGTAAGGTTAATGTGTTGAAGTTAAGGTTAAATTGTTCGGGTACTACCCGAGTTTGATCCTTGGCGGAAGCAATTCTTGATCAGGCTTTACTTACCTCCTGACCGAACTTTGAATTAGTCAAGGTCCCTTTCCCTTGATGAACTGGAgggttaagacaaaaaaaatgtaaatttcttTCTTATGCCTACTAGATAAAAGGTAGAGCTTGTACTATATTTGGTCAACTTTCACATAATGCTCAGTGCAGCACATTTAATGAGGTATTgaatcaaacacaaacaaaattcaGGTTCCAAAAGGAACGCTTGTTTCAAAGTATCATGTTATATTCCCAAGAATATTATGACTAGGAATATTATTCctgaatatatttaaaatgtgcTTGGTTACATTTTAGACGATAACTTCCCTTACCACATGCGAATAAAATTGTAGGAAAGTATGGTAAAAATGGAAGTTACAACTTTCCCAGGAATCAACAGTACCCGGGAAGAATTTTTAAAAGCTTGTACATTCCCATGTTTACATCCCCAGGAATCAACTTTTAATCCGTGAAACAAATGCACTCATAAAGATTATCACAGATGGGAATAGCTCCCCAATTGAAGGGAAGCTAGTGTTTGAGGAGGAAACTCTATGTATGTCTTCTGTATTTGATGATATCAGTTTCATGCATTCAGGAGAAGAGTGTTGCCCTCAATGCCTCAGCTGGTAACCCTGTTACTGGTAACAATTCTTTgagtaaggaaaaaaattaattttggctAATCATTTACAGGGAGTATTTGTCttaatcctttttttctttcccttgtTAGTTGTTCCCACATCATTGTCCCATCATTCTTTGCCTAGCTCAGTTTCAAACTTGGATCCTGTTCATTCTATTACAGGGATCAACATGCGATACAAGATTTAGCCATTTAGGTGATGGTGTCCTACTTTAGAAGGAGACTGGAAGAGTGAGTCAGGAATGTCTCTGGAGATGtcagaattaaaaaagaaaatcttcaAGATTGATAGAAGGCATTCAGTTGTAAACAAAAGTTGCAATAAGATAAGGATGGCAACACATTCAAAGATCTCTCATAAGGTGATCCTAAGGAGGAAGAGGAATAGTTTAAGAGAATTGGAAAATAGAAACAGGATATCTAAACTGGGGAGAACTAGTCAAGACCATTTTGAGAACAAGAGTTGGAATGCACTTATAACAGTAAACCCATGTAACAAGCTGTACTTAAATACGTAACTGTAGAAGCTACTTATCCTATTTAATCGCTAGACTCACCCTCCTACAAACTTgaaatagatataaaataatttacccTAAAACAATAATTGAAGAGGCATACCATAAAACACCAGCCTTCAATAAAGCATCTTGCAATTCAGAGGAAATAGAAACATTGGCAATAGTCTGTAAAGCAGCATTAACAGCTGCAGGTACAAGCTCAAATTCAGTACAGTGCACAATGTCCTCAACTAGTCCGGAAAACTCAAGTATCTCAGCTCTGGCAGCCTCAAACTGACTAAGAACTGAAAATGTTCGCATGATGTTTGTAACAATGATGGCAGATGGTTCATTTCCAGGAGTAGTTGGCTGAACAACACCCATGCAACGGGAAAGAAGAGTTGCAAGAAGATGTACTCCTCCATCCCTTACCAGCTCTTCACCATTCAATGAAGAAGATGCACATCTAACCATATGAAAATTCAATTAAGGATCAAAAGTTACCACAAAATGTTGCAACAAGGACATGAAAGAACATGAAACTTATTTGCATAATCCTAAGAAAGAACTTGAAACTCTTACGTCAGCCAGACAAGCTCTGATGCAGCAACAAGGAGAAGTGCTCTAtctgaagaaagaaaattgttgTCATCCTTGTCCACAGTAACAGCACTCAGCAACATGGGATAGCCGGCATATTTGAATGGCTCCAATACATCTCCATGTCTTCTGTATAAAATACATTGTCCCTTCAATAAAAGTAGCAATCTCCAAGGCTGGGGACCTTGCAACCCTTGCATGGTAGCCTATGTTTTggtcacaaaaaatataatcgAACAAATTATAAAAGGCATATGTATTCTTGCttgcaaatgaaaaaaaaaaaaaaaaactttagtagAACAATTCATTGTAATGGAGGATATAAACACACacaaagaaatcaaaatgaaaatcaatGAGCATTATGATTTTGATGGCCCATTTTTGTGCTAGTATACAACCATTGTAAGCTTGCATGCATGTATTCTGCAGTGGTGGTTCATTAGAAGATTAAAACATAtaagctaaaaaataaaattgtataaatgTGCAACTTTTTCCCCTATGAGGCTTTTAAGTCAATAGCATACCGAAGAAAAATTACAACTAGATTTCAGATTTGTATGCACAAGATACTTGATTCATAAATTAATTGCCCAAGAGTTAAGACAACACAAGTCTCCACAATTTTTAAGCTGAGATACTAAGACAATATAAGTATGAGAACCGTTATGTAGAAAACTAGAAATAATCATGCCATCTTAGTGACATTTACTGAAACATGATTCGAAAGAAGCCTGTGTATGACATGGAAACTTATGTTTACCTGGAGGCGTTCATAGGCCTTCTGTATAGCAAGAAACTTCTCCCTCCCTTCTGGATTTTTGTCAGGATGATATTTCATAGCAAGTTTCCGATATTGTCgctttaatttttcttcatcAATGTTCTCAATCTGCTTCGATAAGCTAGATGCTTCATCCATAACTTCCAgagaatttcttttatttacacCATCACTAGACACATCCTCAAAGGATACTTCAAGGATCTTGCAAGCTTCTTCTTCAGAAAGATCCATAGGCTTTCTAGTTAACTCTTCACGCCACATTACAAGTAGTGACTGAAGAAACTCTACATGTTCAACAATTGGCCAATTTGGAAAACGAATATCATCACATAGGTTCCTGAGGTAATAACGGTGACACCACATTTCATCTCTCAGCTCTGGGTATGTCACTGGAGGCATGGGGGCGTAGTCATATAAAACATGGCAATGCTGTGACAGTTTCTGCGGAAAATCACCAAGATGCTGCAAAACCTGATAAAAAGCGAAGGAGAATGGATTCAATTATACTATGTAAATATCATATTAGTAACCCAGTGaatgtaatattataaaaattgaggaaaaataaaactcatCAGGGTGGCTAAGTTTAGATTACCTGACGAATTAGATTTTCTGCCCTCATTTTGTGAGTCCATATTATCTCTGGCGTGTCAGAATCAGAAACCATTGCTGCAGCAAATGCTGCTGGACCACTACGTTCTAGTACGTACAACAAAGATTCAGGGAGAAGTCCACCAAGAACACTACGTTTTGCCAAAGGCAATGAAGTTGAAACTGCAGCCTCTTCCCCACCATGAAATGCTTGATGGACATGGGTGACAGAAAAGAGTTGCCCAATTGAAAGTAGATTAGACCCAGGATATGCCAGTGCAAAATAAAATGCACCAGTGCTGTATAGACGGACCATAGCTTTGGGATTCCGTGTAACAATAGCCTTAAGCAATGCAGCAGCTGCCTCAACAATACTTGGTTCCCCAGAAAGAAAGGCCTGTCCGCACCCccagaaaaacaaaatgaaatggaaaaaaggaaatcaaaatattataatatttaatttgtttagaaGTTGGAAGAGT
Protein-coding sequences here:
- the LOC100788219 gene encoding dnaJ homolog subfamily C GRV2 isoform X2; the encoded protein is MVILYLVSSFLQRFHLWKGVLRIMKCVQAVTVRPLSSVSALVRFAEEPQMFAIEFSDGCPIHVYASTSRDSLLAAVRDALQTEGQCAIPVLPRLTMPGHRIDPPCGRVFLQYGQQKPVTDAESASMHLKHLAAAAKDAVAEGGSVPGSRAKLWRRIREFNACIPYGGVPTNVEVPEVTLMALITMLPAAPNLPPESPPLPPPSPKAAATVMGFIACLRRLLASRSAASHVMSFPAAVGRIMGLLRNGSEGVASEAAGLVAALIGGGPGDANVTDSKGEWHATIMHTKSVLFANHNYIIILVNRLKPTSVSPLLSMTVVEVLEAMICDPHGETTQYTVFVELLRQVAGLKRRLFALFGHPAESVRETVAMIMRSIAEEDAIAAESMRDASLRDGALLRHLLHAFFLPSGERREVSRQLVALWADSYQPALELLSRILPPGLVAYLHTRADGVLAEDTNQEESSIGKRKRRLLQHRKGRIGRGLTSQEQPFPSANNFDASDSARQTVGAIVRGSDSYHKTVMDPGSGQASNIQSSVVHTSENLNNGSSTGEVQNGHSTFVDSAIAVSTNSNEAPGSEFSNSVDPDSNAVGLQNAGIPAPAQVVVENTPVGSGRLLCNWPEFWRAFDLDHNRADLIWNERTRQELRESLQAEVHKLDVEKERTEDIVPGGATLDMVSGVESVPQISWNYPEFSVRYPSLSKEVCVGQYYLRLLLESGSGGRAQDFPLRDPVAFFRALYHRFLCDADTGLTVDGAVPDELGASDDWCDMGRLDGFGGGGGSSVRELCARAMAIVYEQHYMTIGPFEGTAHITVLLDRTDDSALRHRLLLLLKALMKVLSNVEACVLVGGCVLAVDLLTAVHETSERTSIPLQSNLIAASAFMEPLKEWLYIDKDGAQVGPMEKDAIRRLWSKKAIDWTTRFWASGMLDWKKLRDIRELRWALALRVPVLTPPQVGDTALSILHSMVSARSDLDDAGEIVTPTPRVKRILSSPRCLPHIAQAFLSGEPSIVEAAAALLKAIVTRNPKAMVRLYSTGAFYFALAYPGSNLLSIGQLFSVTHVHQAFHGGEEAAVSTSLPLAKRSVLGGLLPESLLYVLERSGPAAFAAAMVSDSDTPEIIWTHKMRAENLIRQVLQHLGDFPQKLSQHCHVLYDYAPMPPVTYPELRDEMWCHRYYLRNLCDDIRFPNWPIVEHVEFLQSLLVMWREELTRKPMDLSEEEACKILEVSFEDVSSDGVNKRNSLEVMDEASSLSKQIENIDEEKLKRQYRKLAMKYHPDKNPEGREKFLAIQKAYERLQATMQGLQGPQPWRLLLLLKGQCILYRRHGDVLEPFKYAGYPMLLSAVTVDKDDNNFLSSDRALLLVAASELVWLTCASSSLNGEELVRDGGVHLLATLLSRCMGVVQPTTPGNEPSAIIVTNIMRTFSVLSQFEAARAEILEFSGLVEDIVHCTEFELVPAAVNAALQTIANVSISSELQDALLKAGVLWYLLPLLLQYDSTAEESDATESHGVGASVQIAKNMHAIKASHALSRLSGLCGDESATPYNQAAADAVRVLLTPKLSSMLKDQMSKDLLSKLNANLESPEIIWNSSTRAELLKFVDQQRAAQGPDGSYDIKDSHDFVYKALSRELFIGNVYLRVYNDQPDFEISEPETFCLALIDFISYLVHNQCVEDAGHKVEGTSSFFETFEHTSEAVDGSVNEQQVLENSGTMSEEQSLGKEELELIKNLRSALTSLQNLLTNNPNLASIFSNKDKLLPLFECFSVPEASLSNIPQLCLGVLSLLTAHAPCLQAMVADGSSLLLLLQMLHSSPSCREGSLHVLYALASTPELAWAAAKHGGVVYILELLLPLKEEIPLQQRAMAASLLGKLVSQPMHGPRVSITLARFLPDGLVSVIRDGPGEAVVVALEQTTETPELVWTPAMATSLSAQISTMASELYREQMKGRVVDWDVPEQASGQQEMRDEPQVGGIYVRLFLKDPKFPLRNPKRFLEGLLDQYLSSIAATHYEVQVIDPELPLLLSAALVSLLRVHPALADHVGYLGYVPKLVAAVAFEGRRETMSSGEVNNGRHAEQTYDPDKESAENTQTPQERVRLSCLRVLHQLAASTTCAEAMAATSVGTPQVVPLLMKAIGWQGGSILALETLKRVVVAGNRARDALVAQGLKVGLVEVLLGLLDWRAGGRNGFCSQMKWNESEASIGRVLAIEVLHAFATEGAHCTKVRELLNNSDVWSAYKDQKHDLFLPSNAQSAAAGIAGLIENSSSSRLIYALTAPPQSTTSRTPPSSSPDFNGKQDQPL